The genome window CAGCCCGCTGACGCCGGCAACGCAGCCCACGGGGATTCTTGGACAGGCTCCTAGCAGCACCGCCTGGTTTCACGACGCGAAGTGGGGCGTGTTCACGCACTACCTGGGCGCACCGCCCAGCACCGCCGGCGGCGCGGAACTGACCGCCGAGGCCTGGAACGCCCAGGTGGATGCCTTCGACGTGCCGGGCCTGGTCGCCCAGCTCGTCTCGACGGGCTGCGGCTACTACTTCATCACGATCGGCCAGAACTCGGGCCATTACTGCGCGCCGAACCCGACCTACGACCGCCTCGTGGGCATCGAGCCGAGCAAGTGCTCACGGCGCGACCTCGTGACCGAACTGGCCGAGGCCCTGGAGCGCCACGGTATCCCGCTGCTTGTCTACCTGCCCAGCGGCGCGCCGGCGGCCGACCACGCGGCGCGCAAGCGCCTCGGCTGGCTCTGGGGCGCCCAGGGCGGCTGGCAACTGCCCGGCGAGCCCGTCGGGGGACGCCTCGCCGAGTTCCAGCGACGCTGGGAAGCCATCTGCCGCGACTGGTCGCTCCGCTGGGGGCGGCGGGTCTGTGGCTGGTGGATTGACGGCTGCTACTTCGCCGACGCGATGTACCGCCACCCCGACGAGCCGAACTTCGCCAGCTTCGCCGCGGCCCTCAAGGCGGGCAACCCCGATGCCATCGTGGCCTTCAACCCGGGCGTGCTCGTCCCCGTCATCTGCCATACCGAGCACGAGGACTACACGGCGGGCGAGATCGCCGAGGCCCTGCCCACCTGCCCCGGCCGCTGGGTCGAGCGTAAAGGCCACAAGGCGCAGTACCACATCCTCAGCTACCTCGGCGCCACCTGGTGCGGCGGGGACCGCCCTCGCTTCGGCAACGACCTTGCCGCCGCCTACACTCGTTACGTCAACAGCAAGGGCGGCGTCGTGACCTGGGACGTGCCGATTCTCAACACCGGCCTCATCCCCGAGCCTTTCGTCGCCCAACTCCAGGCCATCGGCCGCAACCTGGAGAAGGCAATGTAAACCGCGAATCACGCCAATCACGCGAATAGGGAGAAATGCCCAGTTCGGATTGCTCATCGGGTTCTTCCCCGATTCGCTCGATTCCCTCGATTCGCGGCTGTCACGCTATGGAGAGCTAGCCGATGCCCGACAAAGCCAAGCCCCTCCCCACGCCCGGCATGGACCCGACCTCCGCTCCGCCCTGGTGGCTCACCAAGCCGAAGGAGATTCGCGCCTTCCTCGAGTCCCTCGCCGGCGTCAAGGTCGAGGAGATCGGCCACACGGCGGGCGGCCGCCCCATCGTCGCCGCCGCCTGGGGCGAGCGCGAGGACCTGCCCGGCCGCAGCTCGGCCAGCCTCGCTTCCGCCCTCTCGGGCGGCGACGCCACGGCCTTCTACGGCAAGGGCGAACGCAAGCGCCAGTCCATCCTCTTCGTCGGCGCCGCACACGGCACCGAGTGGGACGGCACGGTCGCCGCCCTCCACTACCTCAACATCCTTGTCACGGGCCGCGACCTCCTCGGCCGCGAATGGCCGAAGATGGCGGAGAACGGACGAAGGCACCGCTTCGTCCTCATCCCGATCCTCAACGTGGACGGCCGTGAGCGCGCGCTCGACCACGTCCACTGGATCAACTGCGACCCCGACTACTTCATGATGATGTCCCAGGGCCTCACGCGCGACGGCACGATCCTCACCTGGCCCTCCGCCAAGCTCACCTGCCCCATCCCGCCCGACAGCGTGCGGATTCTCGGCACCTACTATAACGACGCGGGGATGAACCTCGTCTACGACGCGCCCTTCGCGACCGACTGCCAGCCCGAGACCGACGCCCTCCTGCGCCTGTGCCGCCGCGAGATGCCCGACTGCATCGTCCTCTCGCACTCCAACAACGGCAGCCTGGTGGACGCCCCTTCCGCCTTCATCCCCACGCACTACAAGCAGAAGGTCCACCAGCTTGCCGCTTGCGTGGGCATGCGCTGCTACAAGGACGGCTTCCCCAAGCGCGAGATGCCTCGCCGCCCCACCTTCTACGCTGGCGAAGTCTTCTACCAGAGCGACGCCGTCTACCACGCCTGCGGCGGGCTGCCCCTCACCGTCGAGTTCCCTTGCGGCTGGCAGAACCTGCCCGACAGCCACCAAGGCATCCTCGACATCGGCCTGGCCGTCCTCGACGAGATTGCCCTCTTCGGGGTCGCGTACCGATTCCG of Planctomycetota bacterium contains these proteins:
- a CDS encoding M14 family zinc carboxypeptidase, coding for MPDKAKPLPTPGMDPTSAPPWWLTKPKEIRAFLESLAGVKVEEIGHTAGGRPIVAAAWGEREDLPGRSSASLASALSGGDATAFYGKGERKRQSILFVGAAHGTEWDGTVAALHYLNILVTGRDLLGREWPKMAENGRRHRFVLIPILNVDGRERALDHVHWINCDPDYFMMMSQGLTRDGTILTWPSAKLTCPIPPDSVRILGTYYNDAGMNLVYDAPFATDCQPETDALLRLCRREMPDCIVLSHSNNGSLVDAPSAFIPTHYKQKVHQLAACVGMRCYKDGFPKREMPRRPTFYAGEVFYQSDAVYHACGGLPLTVEFPCGWQNLPDSHQGILDIGLAVLDEIALFGVAYRFRPKDPAAKF